The Infirmifilum lucidum DNA segment CCGGCGTCATCGCGAGCAAGCCCCCACACTTGCTAACCCCGGAGGAGAGGCAGAAAGTCGTCCAGTTCAGCCAGATGTTCATCGACGTCGGCGCGACCAGCAAGGAGGAGGTCGAGAAGCTGGGGATAAGGGTGGGAGACCCCGTAGCCCCGTGGTCGCCTTTCACCAGGACGAAGTTCGACGACCGCATAATGGCCAAAGCGCTCGACGACAGAATTGGGGCATTCATCGCGATGGAAGTCCTGAAAGTCCTACGAGAGCAGAACATAGACCACCCGAACACGTACTACGCTGCGGCCACTGTCCAAGAAGAAGTGGGCCTGAGAGGAGCCGAGACTGTGGGCTGGGTCGTAGACCACGACGTCGCCATAGTTGCGGAAGTCGACATAGCAGGGGACGTGCCGGGGATAAAGCCGAACGAGGCGCAGGCCAAGCTCGGCAAAGGCCCGACCATAGTGACCTACGACAGGTCGATGATACCGAACCAGAAGCTGAAGGAGTTCGTAATACAGGTAGCGGAGGAGTGCAAGATCCCGTACCAGCTCTCAGCCGTGTCGGGCGGGACGGACGCCGGGAGGCTCCACCTCTACCGCGGCGGGAGGCCTAGCATTGTCATAGGAGTGCCGACGAGGCACATACACAGCCATGTAAGCATAGTAAGCCTCGCAGACGTCGAGAACGCGGTCAAACTCGTGGTAGAGCTCATCAAGAGGCTTGACAGAGAATCAGTGAACTCCTTCAAGAGCATCTAGAAGAGCCTTCCCGAAAATTATTAATTTATATAACCGTTAACCGTAATGTATTGTGTCTTCTGGCCTGGAGGAACGCGGGGTAACACCCCTCCACGTCCTAGTGGCATCTGCCCTAGCGGCGTTTAGAGAGGAGGGAGTCCTGAACTACGCCCTAGTCACGTCTTCGATGCAGAAAGCCGGCGAGCGGCTAGCCCTGGTGTACGGCAGGCCCCCAGACCCCCTCGAAGCTCTAAGGCGGGCCCACGAGCTCCTACAGTTCGCGGGAGGGGTAGAGGTCGAAGACCGCGGCGGCCACTACTACGTCCGAGTGGCCACGAGGACTTGCAGGGTATGCCCTAAGGCTGTAGGGGGCCTAGAGCTCCCGGGGCGCCTCTGCCCCCTTCCCGGGCTCTTGTCCGGCTTTGCAGGCCTCAGGCCCGACCTCGAGGGAACCAGGAAGGACGGAACTTACTGCGTCATAGCCATCTACAAAAATCCAAGGGACTAGAGCAGGCCTACTGCATTTTTTACAGTTTTAGAGCAGTAAGGCATTTATCCCGTTTTATTAGTGGAGCTGGGATGCTCGAAGTCACCGGCGTTGCTGTCCTAGGGGCTGGGAAGATAGGTAGCGCCATCGTGAAGGCGCTCGTGAGCCGGGCCCAAGACGTGCGTGTAGTGGCCACGGGTAGGAGCGCGGAGACTCTGAGGAGAGTTGAGAGCCTTGGGGCCCACGCTACAAGGGACAACAGGAGGGCCGTAGAATCCGCGGAGCTCGTAGTAATCAGCGTGAAGCCGCACCACTTCCCCCAGCTCCTCAGGGAGACGGGCTTTGACGTGTGGGATGGCAAAGTAGTGGTGTCCGTAATGGCGGGCGTCAGGCTGGCAACCCTCCAGAGCGTCCTAGAGGGAGCAGAGGTGTACAGGGCTATGCCGAACTTGAACGCCTACGTCGGCAAGTCGGCGACAGCTATAGCCGAAAACGGCTCCGGCTCTAGCAGAAGCTTAGTCGAAGAGCTCTTCAGCCTCGTCGGCTACACCTACTGGGTTCCCGAGGAGTACCTGGACGTGTGGACGGGGCTGGCCGGGAGCGGCCCAGCGTTTCTAGCGGAGATAGTTGACGCCCTCGCGATGGGCGCAGTGGCCTCGGGCATGAGCCGCGAGCTAGCCTACAGGGCGATACTAGACGTCATGGAGGGGACGGCCCTCTTACTGAAGGCCCGGGAGGGCGTACACCCGGCACAGCTACGGGACGAGGTGGCAACACCCGCTGGCACAACGATTAGAGGTCTCACGGTGCTCGAGTCTGAGGGGGTTAAAGCCGCGCTAATGAGGGTTGTCGAGGAGGCCTCGAGGAGGTCGAGGGAGATAGGAGTAGACGTAGACGAGAAGGCTCGGAAAGAGCTGGCCCAGATCTGGCAACAGGCCAAAAACAAGATATAGGCGTGTTACAAACGCTAGACCCGTGGAAAAGCAGCTTCTCGTAGACAAGGTGGCCCTCGCCGCCACGGCAGTTCTACTGGTGTCTCCCCTGCTAGCGTACCTCACCGGACTGTGGCTACCCTACTGGAAGCTCGTAACAGCCCTGGGCTACGAGGAGGCCTACGTCGCCCTTGCTGTAGTAATCTTCGTGGCAGTGTCCCCGCAGCTCGGCTACTACACGCTCCTCTCCCTCCTGACGTCAGCCTGGCTGAACGTCTACCTCAAAAACGCCCTTGCGATGCCGCGCCCCCCTCCAGAGCAGTGGAAGGTGCCAGAGGAGGGCTACGGCTTCCCCAGCGGCCACGCCCAGACGTCTACGGCGTTCTGGTCAGCGGCGTGCCTGGCAGTCAGGCGCCTGGCGCTAGCTGCCTTCAGCGCGGTGCTCGTAGCCCTCATATCCGTCTCCAGGCTCGAGCTCGGCGTCCACTACCCCCGGGACGTCGTCGGGGGAGTCCTTATAGGGCTCGCCGTGTCACTGGCAACCTACTACGCAGCAGAACGGCTGCTGAGGGCGGACAAGAGGAAGGCGTCGCTGGCAGTACTCCTCTACTCTCTCCTCGTTGCCCTCCTCTACGGGGTGCAGCCAGACCCGACTATAGTGAAGGTAGCAGGAGTCCTCGCGGGATCCTCTGCGTACCCGCTCCTACGAGACAGGGTAAAACCAGCCTCGAGCCTGGCCTGGCGAGCGGCTCTCTCGCTACTAGCTCTTGCAATCGCCATGGCACTCACGCGCGCCGCGAAGGCAGCGCCGCCCCCACTGCAGTTCGCCGCGTACCTGGCCGTAGCAGTCACGATAATCTCGACGCCCCTAATCCACCGCCAAGCAAGGACTTGACTTTGGCATTAATATTTTAAAATATTTTTCCATTATTACTTTTATCATGCCAGATAAGTTAAAAAGTCGGTTTTTTGACGTTAACATGGCGCGTTACTAACTGGTGGCAGCAATGCAGCCGTGGATCTGGCGGGAGGCAGACTCCGGGGCTAGTATCCTGGCGTCCCTGACGAGCGACATCCTCAGAAAGTACACGCCAACGCTACTAGAGGAGAGCGGCAAGCTTCCACTACCGCTACTAGCCGAGAGGATATACGAGCTGCTGAGGAAACACGACGTGAATATAGAGGTGTCCACACAACCCCTACCCGTTGCGCCGTACCTCCTGCTCCAGAGAGACCCGCTCCGACTCGTGCTCGTACTACACAAAGCGGCATACCAGGTGTGGCCAGAGCTGAAGCCTGTCAGCCTCCCCGGAGTTCGAACTAACACGAATATAAGTAGCCCATAGGTTACTAGGTGCGGAAAAATGAAGGCACCAGGTCACGAAGCGGCCCTGGCCCTGCTCGCCTCCGTAGCTCTCGGCATCGCCCTAGTCCTCTACTACCAGCCCACTGTATACGCCAGCCCTAGCTTCCTCCCACTAGACTCCCGGGTAACGCTGTTCAAGACCCTCAACTCGACAGACATGCTACTCGTACTCTCACTCCCGCCGTACGCGCAACTAGAGAAGACACGCCTAGGCTGTATCGCAAACGCCTCAAGTGTCGAGGCAACAGCCCCGGGGTTATCCTTAGAGGTTAGGAGGGAGGGCGGGCTCTACTGCATATACGCGTCAGCGGTGAACCCTACTCCTCAATTCACGTCAGTGGAAGTACGCGTCCACGCAGCCCTACTGCAGGGGCAGACAGAACAGTTACCAGCTGCTCTCCTGGTAGCGGTAGCCGCCGTGGGGGCAGCCTCATACCTGTCCCTCACCGAGAAGGGCAGAGACATAGTCTTCAGGGTAGCCTCGGTGCCAGTAGCGTATGCCCTGGTGAACCGCGAGAACGCCCTCAGGAACGCCAGGAGGAGGCTAATATACGAATACGTAAGGAGGAACCCGGGCGTGGGGCCGAGGGCCATAAGCAGGGGGCTCGGGATAAGCTTCGGCGAAGTGCAGTGGCACCTCTCAGTCCTCGAGCGCGTAGGCCTGGTAGCCAGGGCCAGCCTAGTGAAGAGAGCACTGTACTACCCGGCAGAAACGCCCCTACACGAGTGGCTACCCTCCTTCGCCAGGCGGGAGCTGGGGATAAGAGTGAGGCCCGAGCACGTCCAGAGGAACGAGTACAGGATACGTGTCCTACTAGCGAAGGGCTGTACAGTGGCGGAACTCAAAGCCCTGCTGGCATCCACGAGCTAGAAGCCAACAAGCCCCCTGAGCCCTTTCTTGTTTTGAACTAAAAAGTTTATAAACCCCTAGACGCTTGTGCACTGTCGGTGGAAGCATGGAAACAGCGCGGCGCACAATAGTAGCGACGCTACTAGTAGCACTAGCCATAGTAGCCTTCGCCGCAGCCGTAACAATCACGAACATCACTGAGTGGACTGTGAAGGCCCAAGGAGCACCAGTGGTCAAGGTAGCAGGCAGTGACGCCGACGGCACCTACGTTGCGGTCGGGACGTACACAGGAACCGACGGCACGAACAGGACTACGATCACCGTCGTCGGCTTCAAGGGAGACATTACAAGGTACACGAGCGTGCTCAAGATATGCAACAAGAACTACTCAAAGCCTGTATCAGTGTCGCTGGTATACAAAACGCTGCTGAGCGGGAACTGGAATTATGTGAAGTACATAAAGATCCTCTACCCCGGCTCGAGCCCGCCGTCAACGCTAACAATCGACAGCACCACTAGCCCTGGAACCTCAATAACCCTTGGAACAGTAGACCCTGGCAGCTGCACCAGCGACATCGGGGTCGAAGTACTCGTAACGCCAGACGCGCCAACGAACACGAATCTCATAACCATTGAAGTCGACGTCGAGTCAACAGGCTAGGTTTGAACTAGAAAACTTAAATATTTTTTTCTCTCTCCCGAAAACAGGTGCCCAGTCTTGAACCGCAAGCTTAAACTAGGCATACCTGTGGGCGTTGCGCTCGCAGTCTTCCTTGTTCTCCTCTCGCAGTACCCTCTCGGGCTCCAAGCCCTACTTACAGGCGGTGTACACGACGTAGAGCTCCTGTGGCAGGGGAAGCAGCTACGTGCAGTGACGCTGGCAGTGGGCAACTACACTGCCTTCTGCTACCCCCAAGCCCTGACAGTGAGGAACCTGGGCGGGGCGGGCCTCACGTACACTCTGGCGTTCGAGCTCAGGGGCTTTGAAGGCTACTTCGAGCTCCGCGGCCTCAACGAGACTCTACTGCTGGTCAGCGGCAACAAGACAGTGGCTAGAGCCCTGGCTCTAGCCCCGGGTTCCTCAGCCTCCCTAACAGTGTGCGTGAAAGCCGGAAAGGCCCAGGTAGCGAGGCTCGTTGTCGCAGACAAGTCTTCACCTGAGAAAGAGAAGGCCACGAGGAGTGAAGTGCTCCTCGACATCAGGCTGACCGACTGGTACGACAACACCTACCCCCTGAGAATAGAGCTGAGCCCTACTGTGGCGCGCGAGGGCTACGCTATCTTCGAGGTGACGGGCGGCGGGGAAGTATACGTGAATGGGAAGCTAGCAGGCAGGATCCCCCCAATAGCGGGCGCCAGTGCATCGAGCATACTAGTTGTAGAGAGGGTCAAGGGGGTCGACTACCCCCTCGTCTTCCAAGTTGAAGCATGGCGGGTCGAAGAGGCTACTGGCGTCTTGAAGCCCGTGAGGCTCCTAGAGCCCAGCGAGGCTATGGGGGCCAACGACAGGCTAGTGTTCGTGGCCTACATATCAAACACCACTCTCATCCACGTATACACCGGGGGTACTCGGAGGCTGAACTTCACAGGCCTAGTCTCGGAGAGCAACAGTATTATAGACACCGGCGCAGTTAAGATCGAGCTCGCCCGGTGGGGCTTCAGCTCCAAGAGCTTAACCGTGAACTTGACAGGCTCTATAGCCTGGCCCTACCAAGCCGAGAAAGAGTACTACAGCGACCCGGGGGCTTGGAGTAGAGTTCTCCTTGGCCCCGTTAGGGGGATTTGGGAGTACAGGACGAGCGGCGTCTCCGGGTATGTTTCCAGGGCCTTCATGACCGCCTACTCTGGGTCAAACATAACGTTGACGTACCTGTGGCCCGGGAGCATTAGGGCCGGTATCGCGCTAGAATGGTACCTCCTTTCCTGGGCCAGCAACGGAACCTATACCGTAGAGTTTACTTGTGCTACGCTCTGCCAGAGGCTCCCAGTCAAACTCCTCGGGGATGCTGGCCGTGCAACAGTCCTGCTCTGCAACAACTACTACCTCTCGGGCGGCACTGCGGCAACACCAGCCTACTACGGTAGCGCAGTTCTAACTACAACAGGCTCTCCGCTCGCACAAGTTAAAAGCCTAAAGGTCGCGGTGAGGAACTTTGCCGCCTAGGCCCACGCCACCAATACTCCTCCTGCTCCTAGTCGCCTCCGTATCCTTCGCACTAGTAGTGCTGACAAACATCGCCGTCCTCACGGTGGTCGCGAGGCAGGCCCCTCTAACGAAGTACCAGGGCTGGGACACCGGCAACCTGTCATACGGCGTGAAGGGCGCCAGCGCCACCTGGGCCACCGACTCAGGGCTAAACGCGACGATTGTATGGCTTCGTATTATGACAGGGCAGTGGTTTAACGCGACCTTCAACCCCGCGCTCTACGGTGTACCGCAGATTCCCGTAGAGGCCTGGCTCGAGTACGAGGCCATCACCGGTAGCTACGCCTCCTGCCTCAACCTAACACTGCACCTAAACTCCACCACCCAGGTCGTGGTGGTGAACGGCAGGGTAGTACAGGCTACTGGAACGGCCGTCTCCATGCCTGCGGGCTCCAGGGGCCTGTTCAACACCCTTGCAGGCTCGTCGTGCTACGTGCCACCAGGCCAGGAAGTCGCTAGAGTCTACACGTGGCTGGCGTACAGGGCAGGTGTAGCCAGCGTGAAGCAGAGGGTAGTGTGGGTCGTGGTCGCGGGCCCGACGAGAGTGTGGCTAGGGGATCCCTCAACTACAGGTGTATCTGTGTCTCTCTATGACTCAAACACCAGAGCTCTATCCACGGCTACTCTGACTGCTAACCTTACCAGGCTTCAACGTGGAGCTATATATTACGACACGTTTGATACAAATCCATTCACTGCGGGAAGAATGTCTCAGCTATCCTGCACATGGAGATACAGTAGCACAGGGAGGTACATTTATATTTCAACGAGTAGCCGTCCCACAACCTACGGCGGGGAGTGTGTGGCTGTAGCAAACATAGACTTGTCTCGATACGTGTCTGAGGGGAGAAGAATCTATATTGCCGTTGTTGCCTGGAGGCCTGGATATCCACTTCAGATCAGAGCTTTTTACGATACTGTCTTTACTGACCCGCTTACCCAGAGAATATACACTGTAGGCTACTGGAACTACCCTCAACCAGGACAGACAGGCGACATTACGGATGCTACAGCATACTACTTTGATGGGACAAACTGGGTTCAGAGAGCGAGCGTCCAGGTAGCACCTCCGGGCCTCGGTTTTGAGTACGATTATTACCACGAGATAGCAAGTGTGGCGGACTTCTCAGCTAAGACTCTTGAACAGTGGAACCGTACGAGGATATATGCCACACCTATGGGCTACCTGTTTTCGCCTAGCAGAGCAGGAGTCGGGTTCTACCTCATAGACACTGGGACAACTGTTCAAGCAAACTTTGACAACCTAGTGATAAGCGTTGACAACCCTGCATGGGAGGTTAAAGTCGTCGGGCTAAAACCAGGGTGGACTGCCAGGATCAGGGACAGCACGGGGCAAACTGTCGTGAGTGGAGTAGCCGGTAGCGATGGAAGCGTAGTACTCCAACTCTGGCCTACGATCACGAGTTATGTAAATGCCTTCATCGTTAAGAGCGGTTACATCGATATAATCGACGAGTACGGGAACATAGTCATAAGTAAACAGTTCACAGACGACGTTGTCGGTGGAGACGTTTATCGATTCTCATGGGGTTTTGCAGGGAGAGTACTAAACGTCTTAAGCAATCTTTCAGCCTCCTTCACGAGCAAGCTCGTCCTGGCAGGGACGAACTGCACGGTTAGTGGCTCCGCGGTAAGCCTCTACCTGTACAACAGCAGTGGCTCGGCTTCTACGCCCATACAGGTCAGCGGCCCGAGCGTCACGAGCTGGGCTACAAGCACGGTCTCGATGTCCCCGCCCGCAAGCTGGTCTGGGAGCTGGCTCGCGGGCTACTGGTACCTCTCAGCCTCACTTCCCGGCTCGGCGAGCACATGCTACCTAGACGTCGTGGAGCCAGTATACCTGCCCGACAGCGTACAGGTGGGGCTCAGGGCTGTGCTGTGGCTGAAAAGGCCCTAGAGAACCCTTGTAAACTTGTCCCACACTGGGGCTAGCCTGCCTAGGCCCGGCTCCTCGCCCACGCGCCTTATGCCCTTCTCGATGCTGGCCCCGCCCGTGAACGCCTGGCCGACAGTCAGTAGGTCACAGTCCGTGTCGTAGTAGGCTATGTTCCGCAGTGCCTGGGCGACGTGGACGTGCGCAGTCATGCCCAGCCTAGTCTCGCCGTAGCAGCCTATCATGTTCTTCAGGCCTGCTGCCTCGCTCACGTGGGCTACTCTGAGTGCGCCTGTAAGCCCCCTCGTCTTCATGAGCTTAATGTTTATTATGTCGGCGGCCTCCATCTGGACGGCCTTCAGCGCGTCTGCTGGCGTCTTGACGCTCTCGTCGAGTGCTATCGGGAGCGGGCTCTCGCGCTTGATCTTCCTGAGCCCCTCCCAGTCGTCCCACCTCGTGGGCTGCTCTACGAGCTCGACGTCGTACGACGCGATGCGGTCTATGACTCTCACCGCCTCCTCGGCGCTCCAGCCCTGGTTCGCGTCCACGCGTATCCTGACCCCCTCTCCCACGGCATCCCTGACTCTCCGTACTCTCTCGACGTCCTTGTCCGGCTCGAGCCCGAGCTTGAGCTTGAGTATCTTGAAGCCCTCCTCCACGTACTTAACAGCCCTCTTGGCCTGCTCTTCGGGCTCCATTATCCCGATGGTTATGTCTGTCTCTATCTTGTCTCTGTAGCCGCCTAGCAAGCGCCAGAGAGGCCTGCCGACTGTTTTCCCGTAGAGGTCTAGCAACGCCATGTCCAGGGCAGCGGCCAGAGAGCTTGGGGCCTGGAGGCTCCAGGTGTACTCGTGTATAGCCTCGATGCTCGTGTAGTCAACGCTTATCCTGCCGAGTTTTCT contains these protein-coding regions:
- the proC gene encoding pyrroline-5-carboxylate reductase, producing the protein MLEVTGVAVLGAGKIGSAIVKALVSRAQDVRVVATGRSAETLRRVESLGAHATRDNRRAVESAELVVISVKPHHFPQLLRETGFDVWDGKVVVSVMAGVRLATLQSVLEGAEVYRAMPNLNAYVGKSATAIAENGSGSSRSLVEELFSLVGYTYWVPEEYLDVWTGLAGSGPAFLAEIVDALAMGAVASGMSRELAYRAILDVMEGTALLLKAREGVHPAQLRDEVATPAGTTIRGLTVLESEGVKAALMRVVEEASRRSREIGVDVDEKARKELAQIWQQAKNKI
- a CDS encoding M42 family metallopeptidase, which encodes MINYKIDDRAFSFLKEATEAVGPSGFEEPVLALFKNHYSKYADEVRRDNLGSLVLVKRGSSETPRVLVAGHVDEVGFLVTGITNEGFVNFTTLGGWFEQVLLAQRVVIKTKNGEVPGVIASKPPHLLTPEERQKVVQFSQMFIDVGATSKEEVEKLGIRVGDPVAPWSPFTRTKFDDRIMAKALDDRIGAFIAMEVLKVLREQNIDHPNTYYAAATVQEEVGLRGAETVGWVVDHDVAIVAEVDIAGDVPGIKPNEAQAKLGKGPTIVTYDRSMIPNQKLKEFVIQVAEECKIPYQLSAVSGGTDAGRLHLYRGGRPSIVIGVPTRHIHSHVSIVSLADVENAVKLVVELIKRLDRESVNSFKSI
- a CDS encoding mandelate racemase/muconate lactonizing enzyme family protein translates to MIKLEAWVVELPLPEPFRISTGVSEKSRTVVVRLITPEGLEGWGEACPSKSVLGETLEMVVEAVRKLGRISVDYTSIEAIHEYTWSLQAPSSLAAALDMALLDLYGKTVGRPLWRLLGGYRDKIETDITIGIMEPEEQAKRAVKYVEEGFKILKLKLGLEPDKDVERVRRVRDAVGEGVRIRVDANQGWSAEEAVRVIDRIASYDVELVEQPTRWDDWEGLRKIKRESPLPIALDESVKTPADALKAVQMEAADIINIKLMKTRGLTGALRVAHVSEAAGLKNMIGCYGETRLGMTAHVHVAQALRNIAYYDTDCDLLTVGQAFTGGASIEKGIRRVGEEPGLGRLAPVWDKFTRVL
- a CDS encoding phosphatase PAP2 family protein, with product MEKQLLVDKVALAATAVLLVSPLLAYLTGLWLPYWKLVTALGYEEAYVALAVVIFVAVSPQLGYYTLLSLLTSAWLNVYLKNALAMPRPPPEQWKVPEEGYGFPSGHAQTSTAFWSAACLAVRRLALAAFSAVLVALISVSRLELGVHYPRDVVGGVLIGLAVSLATYYAAERLLRADKRKASLAVLLYSLLVALLYGVQPDPTIVKVAGVLAGSSAYPLLRDRVKPASSLAWRAALSLLALAIAMALTRAAKAAPPPLQFAAYLAVAVTIISTPLIHRQART
- a CDS encoding winged helix-turn-helix transcriptional regulator, which translates into the protein MKAPGHEAALALLASVALGIALVLYYQPTVYASPSFLPLDSRVTLFKTLNSTDMLLVLSLPPYAQLEKTRLGCIANASSVEATAPGLSLEVRREGGLYCIYASAVNPTPQFTSVEVRVHAALLQGQTEQLPAALLVAVAAVGAASYLSLTEKGRDIVFRVASVPVAYALVNRENALRNARRRLIYEYVRRNPGVGPRAISRGLGISFGEVQWHLSVLERVGLVARASLVKRALYYPAETPLHEWLPSFARRELGIRVRPEHVQRNEYRIRVLLAKGCTVAELKALLASTS